The sequence GTCACAAGATCCTGACCGGCAGAAGGGAAAAATTCCATACCAATAGACTTTATAAAGGCATCTCGGGTTTTCCCAAGAGAAAGGAAAGTGAATACGATGCTTTCGGCGTAGGACATTCCAGTACTTCTATTTCTGCTGCACTTGGGATGGCCATGGCATCCAAATACAAAGGAGACGAGCTCAAGCAGCACGTTGCGGTCATTGGGGATGGCTCCATGACCGGGGGAATGGCCTTCGAAGCCATGAACCACGCCGGCGTTTCGGACACCAATATGATCATTGTCCTGAATGATAATTGCATGTCCATCGATCCCAATGTGGGCGCATTGAGAGATTACCTTACCGATATCACCACCTCCCAGACCTATAACCGGTTCAAAGATGACTTGTGGCGTATTCTGGGTAAATTCAGCAAGTTCGGATCCAGTGCTCAGGAAGTAATTTCCAAGGTAGAAGGAGCGGTAAAATCTGCTCTTTTGAACCAAAGTAACCTGTTCGAATCGCTGAACCTTCGCTATTTTGGTCCCGTGGACGGACATGACGTAAACCACTTGGTAGAAGTCATGAACGACCTGAAGAAAATCCCCGGGCCGAAGATTTTGCATTGCCTGACCGTCAAAGGAAAAGGCTACGACTTGGCCGAAAAAGACCAGACCAAATGGCACGCTCCGGGCAAATTCGATAAGATTACCGGTGAAATCGCCAAAAAAGTATACGATACCCCTCAACCGCCAAAATACCAAGATGTCTTCGGGCATACCTTAGTAGAACTGGCAGAGGAGAATGATAACATCATGGGCATCACGCCCGCCATGCCTTCAGGGTCTTCCATGAACATCATGATGAAGGCCATGCCTGACCGCGCATTCGATGTGGGCATCGCCGAGCAGCATGCCGTTACCTTTTCTGCAGGATTGGCCACCCAGGGCATGAAGCCATTTTGCAATATCTACAGTACCTTCATGCAACGTGCCTACGACCAAGTGGTGCACGACGTTTGCCTGCAAAATTTACCCGTGGTGTTCTGTTTGGACCGGGCTGGTTTTGCCGGTGCGGATGGCCCTACACACCATGGTGCCTATGACCTGGCATATTTCAGGTGCATCCCCAATTTAGTGGTCGCCGCACCCATGAATGAAGAGGAGCTCCGAAACATGATGTATTCGGCTTCCATTTATGATGGACCTTATTCTATTCGCTACCCCAGGGGCCAAGGGGTCATGGCCGATTGGCGAAAACCCATGCGGGAAATTGCTACAGGCCAAGGACGCATTGTCCAAGAAGGGGAAGATGTGGCGATCTTGACACTGGGGCATATTGGTAATTATGCCGTTGACGCCTGCGAACAACTGGCCGAAGAAGGATTACATCCAGCACATTATGACATGCGTTTTGTCAAGCCGCTTGATGGAGAACTGCTGCACGAGGTGTTTGGCAAGTTCAAAAAAGTCATTACAGTGGAAGACGGCTGTCTGATGGGAGGCTTTGGCAGTGCGGTTTTGGAGTGGATGATGGATCATGATTACCAAGCACAGGTTAAGCGACTGGGCATTCCAGATGCCGTCATCGAACACGGCACCCAGTTGGAGCTGCACAAAGAATGTGGCATGGATAAGGATGGCATTGCCCAAGCGATCAGGACCCTTGCAGCGCCTGTTGCTGCAAAGCACTGATGCAGGAACCATTAAGGTTTTTGGCAATTCATGGAAACAACATCTTCCTTACGGGGTATACTTTTATGATTACTCCTCCTTTATCCTTAACTTCCCTTTATGACCACCACTATTGAATACACCGATCAGGGGCATGGTAAGCCCGTCATTTTTATCCATGGCTTTTGTCAGACCAAGGAAATGTGGAAAAAATTCATTGAGGTTTTTTCCGGCAGATACCGTGTACTCTGCCCTGATTTACCAGGATTTGGCGAGTCTCGTTGGTATGAAGAAAGCATCTCCCTGGAGCAGACCGCCGAAATGCTTAGAGATTGGATAGACACATTAGGGTTGGAAAAACCAGTGGTCATCGGCCATTCTTTGGGCGGCTATGTGGCCTTGGCCTTGGCCGAGCTGATGGGAGAAAAACTTGGTGGACTGGGGCTTTTTCATTCTACGGCCTTTGCCGATGACGAGGAAAAAGTCGGTGTACGCAACCGCACCCTTACCTTTGTGCAGAAACACGGTGTCAAGGTATTTGTAGACTCCTTCGTGCCTCCCTTGTTCACCGAAGCCCATCGTGAA comes from Echinicola vietnamensis DSM 17526 and encodes:
- a CDS encoding alpha/beta fold hydrolase, translating into MTTTIEYTDQGHGKPVIFIHGFCQTKEMWKKFIEVFSGRYRVLCPDLPGFGESRWYEESISLEQTAEMLRDWIDTLGLEKPVVIGHSLGGYVALALAELMGEKLGGLGLFHSTAFADDEEKVGVRNRTLTFVQKHGVKVFVDSFVPPLFTEAHRESMKPIIREVVQIAHKTTFEGLVSFTKAMRDRKDRMDVLRDFKGKKLMIAGVLDGAVTIEASRKHQGYVDHYHELPDAGHMGMFEQPAETVEMISDFLAI
- the dxs gene encoding 1-deoxy-D-xylulose-5-phosphate synthase encodes the protein MLIEPGKLLAQINSPADLKQFRKDQLVQICEELRQYIIDSVSVYGGHFGASLGVVELTVALHYVLNTPSDQLIWDVGHQAYGHKILTGRREKFHTNRLYKGISGFPKRKESEYDAFGVGHSSTSISAALGMAMASKYKGDELKQHVAVIGDGSMTGGMAFEAMNHAGVSDTNMIIVLNDNCMSIDPNVGALRDYLTDITTSQTYNRFKDDLWRILGKFSKFGSSAQEVISKVEGAVKSALLNQSNLFESLNLRYFGPVDGHDVNHLVEVMNDLKKIPGPKILHCLTVKGKGYDLAEKDQTKWHAPGKFDKITGEIAKKVYDTPQPPKYQDVFGHTLVELAEENDNIMGITPAMPSGSSMNIMMKAMPDRAFDVGIAEQHAVTFSAGLATQGMKPFCNIYSTFMQRAYDQVVHDVCLQNLPVVFCLDRAGFAGADGPTHHGAYDLAYFRCIPNLVVAAPMNEEELRNMMYSASIYDGPYSIRYPRGQGVMADWRKPMREIATGQGRIVQEGEDVAILTLGHIGNYAVDACEQLAEEGLHPAHYDMRFVKPLDGELLHEVFGKFKKVITVEDGCLMGGFGSAVLEWMMDHDYQAQVKRLGIPDAVIEHGTQLELHKECGMDKDGIAQAIRTLAAPVAAKH